From a region of the Lactuca sativa cultivar Salinas chromosome 4, Lsat_Salinas_v11, whole genome shotgun sequence genome:
- the LOC111885806 gene encoding long chain acyl-CoA synthetase 9, chloroplastic, with protein MSAYIVGVLAPLVLTLALRSSRKGKIRGLAADVEGEGEGGYAIRNHRFASPVETAWEGIKTLAELFEQACKQHGDKNLLGTRKLISRETQVHADGRSFEKLHLGDYEWMSYGQVFETVCNFASGLVQVGHTTGERVAIFADTREEWFIALQACFRLNLTVVTMYASLGEEAICHSLNETEVTTVICGNKELKKLVDISGQIDTVERVICMDDDDMLSDESSSWKIFSYSEVEQIGREKPVDADLPLPADVAVIMYTSGSTGLPKGVMMTHSNVLATVSAVMTIVPGLGGKDVYLAYLPLAHILELAAENLIAAVGSSIGYGSPLTLTDTSSKIKRGTKGDASTLRPTLMASVPAILDRVRDGVRKKVDSAGGVSKKLFDLAYGRRLSAINGSWFGAWGLEKLLWTFLVFRKVRAILGGRIRFILSGGAPLSADTQRFINICLGAPIGQGYGLTETCAGGTFSEYDDTSVGRVGAPLPCSYIKLIDWPEGGYLTSDSPMPRGEIVIGGPNVTLGYFKNDEKTKEVYKVDKRGLRWFYTGDVGQFHKDGCLEIIDRKKDIVKLQHGEYVSLGKVEAGLSVSPYVDNIMVHANSFHSYCVALVVASQPALESWALQKGINFDDFTSLCQMEETLKEVYTSLVKAAKTARLEKFEIPAKIKLLPEVWTPESGLVTAALKLKRDVIRKTFKVDLANFYS; from the exons ATGAGTGCGTATATTGTGGGTGTGTTGGCTCCTCTTGTACTGACTCTTGCCCTTCGGAGCTCTAGAAAAGGAAAAATCCGAGGTTTGGCTGCTGATGTGGAAGGGGAAGGTGAAGGTGGGTATGCGATCAGAAACCACCGGTTTGCATCTCCGGTGGAAACAGCATGGGAAGGGATAAAAACTCTTGCAGAGCTTTTTGAGCAGGCATGCAAGCAGCATGGTGACAAAAATCTGCTTGGAACACGGAAATTAATATCCAGGGAGACACAAGTACATGCAGATGGGAGGTCATTTGAAAAGCTTCATCTTGGTGATTATGAGTGGATGAGTTATGGTCAAGTCTTTGAAACTGTGTGCAATTTTGCATCTGGATTGGTGCAAGTTGGGCATACAACTGGAGAACGTGTAGCAATCTTTGCGGATACACGGGAGGAATGGTTTATTGCACTGCAG GCCTGTTTCAGGCTCAATCTCACTGTTGTCACCATGTATGCATCTTTGGGAGAAGAAGCCATCTGCCACTCATTAAACGAG aCCGAGGTTACTACTGTAATTTGTGGAAACAAAGAGCTGAAGAAGCTTGTAGATATAAGTGGACAAATAGACACGGTAGAACGTGTAATATGCATGGATGATGATGATATGTTGAGTGATGAAAGCAGCAGTTGGAAAATCTTTTCGTATTCTGAAGTAGAACAAATTGGCAGAGAGAAACCTGTTGATGCTGATCTACCACTCCCAGCTGATGTTGCTGTCATTATGTATACAAGTGGAAGTACTGGCTTACCTAAG GGAGTAATGATGACACACAGCAATGTTTTAGCTACAGTTTCTGCTGTAATGACCATTGTGCCTGGCTTAGGAGGCAAGGATGTTTATTTAGCATACTTACCACTGGCACATATTCTTGAACTTGCAGCCGAG AATCTGATTGCAGCTGTAGGAAGTTCAATCGGTTATGGATCCCCTTTAACTCTTACAGATACATCAAGCAAAATTAAGAGGGGGACAAAGGGAGATGCATCTACTCTAAGGCCAACATTAATGGCATCCGTTCCAGCTATTCTTGATCGTGTTCGAGATGGTGTGCGCAAGAAG GTGGATTCAGCAGGCGGAGTATCAAAGAAGTTGTTTGATTTAGCGTATGGTCGGCGGTTGTCTGCAATTAATGGGAGTTGGTTTGGGGCATGGGGATTAgaaaagcttctctggacctttCTTGTCTTCAGAAAGGTCCGGGCCATTTTGGGTGGTCGTATCCGCTTTATTCTTTCTGGAGGCGCCCCTTTGTCTGCTGATACTCAAAGATTTATCAACATTTGTCTCGG AGCTCCAATAGGTCAAGGTTATGGTCTAACTGAGACTTGTGCTGGTGGGACATTTTCTGAGTATGATGATACATCTGTTGGTCGTGTTGGTGCACCCCTTCCTTGCTCCTATATCAAG TTAATCGATTGGCCGGAGGGTGGTTACTTAACGAGTGATTCACCTATGCCTCGTGGGGAAATAGTGATTGGTGGGCCAAATGTTACTCTGGGTTACTTCAAAAATGATGAAAAGACAAAGGAAGTATACAAA GTTGATAAGAGAGGGTTGAGGTGGTTCTACACGGGTGATGTTGGGCAGTTCCATAAAGATGGGTGCCTTGAGATAATTGACCGTAAGAAGGATATTGTGAAACTTCAACATGGAGAATATGTTTCTCTTGGAAag GTTGAGGCGGGTCTTAGTGTTAGCCCTTATGTGGATAACATCATGGTGCATGCCAATTCATTTCATAGTTACTGTGTGGCTCTTGTGGTGGCTTCACAGCCTGCACTCGAATCTTGGGCTTTGCAAAAAGGAATCAACTTTGATGACTTCACAAGTTTGTGCCAAATGGAAGAAACCCTCAAGGAAGTTTATACTTCCCTTGTAAAG GCTGCAAAAACAGCAAGATTGGAGAAGTTTGAGATCCCTGCAAAGATCAAATTGCTTCCTGAAGTGTGGACTCCTGAATCCGGACTCGTTACTGCAGCACTAAAACTCAAGAGAGATGTCATCAGAAAGACATTCAAAGTGGACCTTGCTAACTTCTACTCATAG